The nucleotide sequence AGTTCTCGTACCGCACGACTAATGACGGAAGCGCACGAGTTTGGGGAATCTGGCGCGGATACGAATCGAGATACCATCAACAACCAAAGGGCTCAGACTAACTTCCATGAGTGGGCCGCTCCAAAGAGGGGGATGTCCGATCCGGGACTCTTCCGTAGGGCACGGAAGCTCTTCAATGGCCTCTGGCGGGGGCATCGCAACTTCTTTGCTTGCACCTATCGCCTGGGTTTCCTAAGCAGGGTTTCCAACTGCTCTAGCAGGGGCAGGTGAGATCCGTCATGTCGCAACCGAGATGGGAGGAGGGTGCTGAATGAACACTTCAGGGCGCCTAGCTCCGCAGCCTGCACCTGGAGATCTGTCTTTGAAAGTGGCCATGTTTATCGGTTCCGGCATGCTGGCCCTTCTGCCCCTGTACTGGTGGCTTTGGCCGGATCCCAATGGGCACGGATTGCGAGACTACTTGTTCGGAGGAATGCCCGTTCTTGGGTTGGCAATTGAACTCGTGAGCATGCTCTATAGGGGTAGGGGGTCACGATGGTTGTGCCTTGCCGGATTCGTGGTGGTCGGCTTGAGCATCCCGGTGGGCTTCCTGTACATGTTCCTGACCTTGCCTGACATGGACGGCTTCTGAGCGCGGCGCGAGAACCCGAAGAGCCGTCAATCGCCTCTGGCGACGCGACCGTGGTTACTTTGCCGCGTATTCTGCAGTAGTGTTCGCAACTGCTCAAGTTGAACCCCTGCGGCGTGTCCGGATACTCAGGTTGTTGAGTGTCCAGCCCTTCGTGTCAACCTTCCCTGAGCCAGGTTCCCGGCTAGTCTCTTTTCACTGATCAGGGGCGGGGAAGGGTGGCACTTAGAAGACATGTTGACCAAGACGTTGATTGCGGTGTTCTTGGTGGTAGTCACGGGATGTTCAGCGGTCACGCCCCCGGAGCCAAGTCCTGCGCCGCCTCGGGCTGACTTCCAGGTTCGTCCGGTCCTGAGAAAGGCAGCCCGACTGGGCTGCGTTGTTACCCTGACACCTCAGCCGCCGGATCGGCGAATCGCCGGATGCGACGAGAGCGGGCGCGTGGTGGTTTGGCTGGGCCCCGCGTTTGTGACGGAAGCTGACGTCGCCTCAGCTTCCGCAGCTACTAGTGCGGACGGGGTACCGGTCGTGGAGGTTCGTCTCGATAGCCGGGGGGCAGCCGCTTTGCGCGAAGCGAGTCGCCGGCAGGTGAATCTACGGTCGCCGATGAACGAAGCATCCATTGTGACCAGCGGCCGTGTCAGAGCGAGCTTCCCATTCCGCGAGCCCGTCAGCGGTGGCGCGCTGGAAATGCACGGGTTTGACAGCCTTCAGGAGGCCGAGGATTTCGCGGCTGCGCTTGTGGGAGCAACTCCCACGGCCCCTGGGTAGCCGACTCCTCGCGGTTGAGCCTGGTCGTGTCGTAACGCACTTCAATCACCGCAGATGCTGCCACGCACGGTCCGCGAAGTCATCAAGGGCCTTGGTGACGTCCGTGGCGACCCAGATGGGAATGCTCGCTTGAAGTGGCCCCACCCTTTGAAGAGGAGAAGACCTGCACTGGGGAAGGGGTTTCTCGTGATGGCCACTGAGTCGAGTCACGGAGCTTATTGCCGCTGTGACGGGCACCTTCCAAGTGATCTGGTCCATTGACTCGGTCCGGATGAGGGGAGTTACGCCCTGACCATGGACCAGCGCGAGGGCTTTGCCCGGTGTCCCGGGGCTGAAGCCGCCATACTTCATCCGTGAATGTCGTTGATCTGGTCGCGGTGCTGCTCATCATCGGCATCGCGTTCGCGGGCTACCGGTCGGGGGCGGTGGTTCAGATCGGTGGCCTGGTCGGAGCCGTTGTGGGCTTGGCTCTAGGGATCGCACTGCTGCTCCTCGTGAGCGAGCCGCTGGCCGAGCTCGACCCGACCGTGCATTTGGTTATCACGGCGGGCGTGCTGATCCTCGGTTTTGGGATCGGCCAGGGGCTGGGGGCAGCTCTCGGATCCCGTGTCGCCACTGGCAAGGAGCCAGGAGCACTGGGTGCGGCCAACCGCGTCTCGGGCGTCTTTGTTGGAGCCCTAGAGGCGCTCGTTGTGATTTGGCTACTCGGGAGCGTGCTGGCGGTTTCGTCGGGTCCGCAGGGCGAGGCGCTTGCCAACGGCTCGGCCATCTTGCGGGGCATATCGCGGATTGTCCCGCCGTCCGACGTAGTTGCCCGCGAGCTTGAGAACTCGCTCGGCGCCACTGGGATCCCCGAGCTGTTCAGCGGTCTCGTGCCCGATCCTGCGGAGCCAGCCGAGCTGCCGTCGGGCAAGAAGGCAAGGGCGCTCGCCACAGCAGCGGAGCCGTCGACAGTGAAAGTCGTTAGTTCAGGCTGCGAGCAGTCGCGATCTGGGAGCGGCGCTGTGATAGCGGACCATTACGCGGTGACGAACGCCCACGTCATCGCCGGGGCTAACTCCGTGCGACTCGAAGTGGGCGGACGCTCCGTGGACGCGACTCCGGTCAGCTTCGACCCCGATCTCGACCTGGCTCTGGTCTACGCACCATCGCTCGAGGCTCCCGCTATGCCGTTGGCCGGTGTGGACGCTGGGCGGGGAGCCAAGGGCGTCGCGATGGGTTACCCAGGGGGTGGCCCATTGGTCGCGGTGCGGGCCTCGGTGAACCAGCGGATCCGCGCGATCGGAATGGACATGTACGGCAAGAAGCAGGTCACACGCGATGTCCTTGAACTGCACGCGGATATCAACCCAGGAGACAGCGGCGGTCCGCTAGTGCTGAAGAAGGGCCAGGTCGCCGGGGTCATCTTCGCCAAGTCGCTGACGGATTCGTCGATTGGTTATGCGCTGACGCCCACTTCGGTTTCGCGCGCTGTGAGTCCTGCGATAGGCCAAACCTCGTGGGTCGCCACCGGACGTTGCGTTAGCGACACGACCCGCCAAGTCCCCTAGCGCGGGAAGGCGTCGCCCAGGATCGTCGAGTTGACCGGCGGGATCCCCACCAAGTTGATGTCTTCGACTCCCCGAGTGTCCAGCCCCGCCCGTTCGAGCACGGCCCGGGTGTCGCGATCGCAGTGGCAGCCGCCACCCATGAGCGGCCAAATCCTGGACAAGCCGCGTTGCACAAGGCGAGTGAAGGTCCCGTCGGCCGCGCGAACGTGTTCCATGACAGCGACATGCCCGCCGGGCCTGAGTACGCGCACGGCTTCCTGAACGGCGAGATCCGGATCCTGGATGGTGCACAAGACGTAGGCGAACAGCACGCCGTCGACGCTCGCGTCTGGCAGCGGAAGGTCTTCGGCGACGCCGTCGATGACCTCTACTTCGATGCCGCGTTCGCGGGCCTCGGCGATCCGTCCAGCCGCTGACGCGCGCATTGAAGAACTCGGCTCCAGGGCCACGACTTCGCGCACCGCATTGGGCATGTGTTCCAGGTCGAGGCCCGGACCGAGTCCCACGATGAGAACACGTCCGGAAAGCCCCTCCGCCGCTTGGGAGCGTGCCCGTCCGACCGATCCGCCTTCCTCCATCCGTGAGATGAGCCCATACACGCGGGTGAAGATCGGATGCTCATGAGTGGCCATTGGCTATTCCTATCAGTCGGGGGGTCAGGGGAAACTCGGGCTTGGGTTAGGGGGAGCGAACTCCTCGGACGTCGGCGACGTCGGGAGCCGGGTGGCGGTCGGTGATCCGCTCGTCTTGGTCGGTGTGGGCGTCGGCGTTGGTGTTGGCGTTGGCGTCGGTGTCGGCGTGGGGGTCGGAGTTGGAGTTGGCGTTGGTGTCGGGGTCGGCCGTGGCGGGGGCGGCGTGTAGGTCGGGGTAGCGGGACTGGGCCACGTAGTCTCCACGGATGGCGCAGGCGGCAGGCTCGGCGCGACCGGTGTCGACGAGGCGGCCAGCTTCGAAGCCCCGATGACCGCTAGAGCCGCGACGATGAGCGCAATCCCTGCTCCCACGATCAGTTTCGTCCGAGTGCCGCTAGCAGTCCCCGGCCCATCCGGACGGCCGTCTGTGTCGACGGGCTGCCCCTCGAGCTGGATGGCCTGCGGAAACCCTTCGGAGTCGACTGGACCCAGGTCCGGTGCCGTTCCGCTCGTCAGCGTCGTTTGGAGCGACTCGGCCGCTCGGGCCCGGAACCCGCTGGGCAGCAGCAGCGCCACCGGCAGAGCGAATCCAGAGACGTAGCTGACTGCCCTCGTCCGCCCGTCGTCCTGGCACTGAGGACAGGAATCCATGTGGCGAGCCACCCGCTTGCGGATCAGTGGCGTCAGGTCGCTGTCGGATCCCCGCAGCGTTGCCGCCAGGCCGGGGCAATCCCGACTGCCGCTGCGGGCCAGGAGCAGTGCCATCACAGCCGACGTCAGCGAAGCGCGAGCCCGCGAGATCCTGGCTCGTGCCAGGTTCGGGGGCACTCCCATGATCCGGGCCACTTCGGTCGCTTCGAGATCGTGGCGCAATGCCAGGGACATCGCGTCCTTGTCCGCGGGAGCGAGCGTTTGTAGCGCGTCCCGGACGAGCTGGGTGCTCTCGGCTGAATGCAGGTCGGCGTCGAGTGCCGCGTCCGCTGGCAGCATCTCGATCGCCTCCTCATCACGTGTGAAACGTCGGCCTTGGCGAAGCGCCTTCAGGCACTCGTTGCGGGTGATCGCGAACAGCCACGGCCGCAACTTGTCCGGCGCTCGCAGGGACGAGATGTTGGCCACGGCCGCTAGGAGAGCGTCATGAGTTGTGTCCGCGGCGGTGTCGCGATCGCCGACCAGGGTGACCGAGTAGGCGAACAAGCGGTCCGCGTACGCCCGGTAGAGGGCGTCGAAGCCGCGCATCGGATCCGCCACGAGTGCGGCGACGATGCTGGTGTCGTCCGCCTGCTCGGTCATCACTGGCTCCCGGGATCATGCTCTGGCGTCCTCGCCAACGACCCGATGGTCCCACGGTTCTCTAGCTCAGGGTCGGGAGCACCGGTCGCTGAGGTCAGCAGGCCCACGGCCACGGCAGGGGGCACTCATCCGCTGGCGGCACGGGCGGCATTTGGATGTCGTCGAGGTTGAGCTGCGGGTCGAATGACGGGAATGGGAACGGGTCGGGCTCGGGGTCGCCGGGCTCGGGGTCACCGGGCTCGGGGTCTCCGGGTTCGGGGTCAGGCTCGGGCTGAGGGGCGCCAGGGTCTCCCTGATTGCCCGGTTCGGCTGTGTCGTCCGACTGGTTGGTCCCTTTGCCAGCTCGCGAGGTCGAGGTGTTGGCCGGGGAGAGCTGGTCGACGAGGTCTGGACCTGCATAGGACGGCACGGTGGCCGAGTCCGCC is from Candidatus Nanopelagicales bacterium and encodes:
- a CDS encoding MarP family serine protease, producing the protein MNVVDLVAVLLIIGIAFAGYRSGAVVQIGGLVGAVVGLALGIALLLLVSEPLAELDPTVHLVITAGVLILGFGIGQGLGAALGSRVATGKEPGALGAANRVSGVFVGALEALVVIWLLGSVLAVSSGPQGEALANGSAILRGISRIVPPSDVVARELENSLGATGIPELFSGLVPDPAEPAELPSGKKARALATAAEPSTVKVVSSGCEQSRSGSGAVIADHYAVTNAHVIAGANSVRLEVGGRSVDATPVSFDPDLDLALVYAPSLEAPAMPLAGVDAGRGAKGVAMGYPGGGPLVAVRASVNQRIRAIGMDMYGKKQVTRDVLELHADINPGDSGGPLVLKKGQVAGVIFAKSLTDSSIGYALTPTSVSRAVSPAIGQTSWVATGRCVSDTTRQVP
- a CDS encoding RNA polymerase sigma factor; the encoded protein is MTEQADDTSIVAALVADPMRGFDALYRAYADRLFAYSVTLVGDRDTAADTTHDALLAAVANISSLRAPDKLRPWLFAITRNECLKALRQGRRFTRDEEAIEMLPADAALDADLHSAESTQLVRDALQTLAPADKDAMSLALRHDLEATEVARIMGVPPNLARARISRARASLTSAVMALLLARSGSRDCPGLAATLRGSDSDLTPLIRKRVARHMDSCPQCQDDGRTRAVSYVSGFALPVALLLPSGFRARAAESLQTTLTSGTAPDLGPVDSEGFPQAIQLEGQPVDTDGRPDGPGTASGTRTKLIVGAGIALIVAALAVIGASKLAASSTPVAPSLPPAPSVETTWPSPATPTYTPPPPRPTPTPTPTPTPTPTPTPTPTPTPTPTPTPTKTSGSPTATRLPTSPTSEEFAPPNPSPSFP
- a CDS encoding class I SAM-dependent methyltransferase, with product MATHEHPIFTRVYGLISRMEEGGSVGRARSQAAEGLSGRVLIVGLGPGLDLEHMPNAVREVVALEPSSSMRASAAGRIAEARERGIEVEVIDGVAEDLPLPDASVDGVLFAYVLCTIQDPDLAVQEAVRVLRPGGHVAVMEHVRAADGTFTRLVQRGLSRIWPLMGGGCHCDRDTRAVLERAGLDTRGVEDINLVGIPPVNSTILGDAFPR